A genomic region of Gammaproteobacteria bacterium contains the following coding sequences:
- a CDS encoding cytochrome c, translated as MKTSRIALGAGLAIALAGPVLAETADPVQVERGRYLVVIGNCNDCHTPGYPESNGATPQSEWLTGNPVGFNGPWGTTYPRNLRLFVQELTESEWLATVHQPKRPPMPWFTLAQMTDEDLRAVYHFIRSLGAKGVPAPAFVEPGQVVRTPYIDFFPKGQPRQEARAE; from the coding sequence ATGAAAACGTCACGTATCGCGCTGGGGGCCGGCCTGGCAATCGCGCTGGCAGGACCTGTGCTGGCTGAAACTGCGGACCCGGTCCAGGTCGAACGCGGGCGCTACCTGGTGGTGATCGGCAACTGCAACGATTGCCACACCCCGGGGTATCCCGAGAGCAACGGCGCCACGCCGCAGTCGGAGTGGCTGACCGGCAATCCGGTGGGATTCAACGGTCCCTGGGGCACGACCTACCCGCGCAACCTGCGGTTGTTCGTGCAGGAGCTCACCGAGAGCGAATGGCTCGCGACGGTGCATCAGCCCAAGCGTCCGCCCATGCCATGGTTCACCCTGGCCCAGATGACGGACGAGGATCTGCGCGCCGTGTATCACTTCATCCGCAGCCTGGGCGCGAAGGGTGTGCCGGCGCCGGCCTTTGTCGAGCCCGGACAGGTGGTACGCACGCCCTACATCGACTTCTTTCCCAAGGGCCAGCCCCGGCAGGAGGCCAGGGCGGAGTGA